TTTTGATACAGTGAAGCAGTCAGACCTGGCGCAGTGGAGTACGCGTACAGGAAGTCAGCCTCGACGGGGATCCTGGCCATGCCGTCGTCGCCGCTGTCCGCTTCGATGCCGGCGTCCAACTCGGTGCCTCGGCACGCCTTTCAAATACAAAACGCAACTCGTTACTTGACGCCGATCTGCTAAAAAATGACTTTCCCGTCCAAAAATGTGGCAGCCAATCATACGTCTGTAACTGACATTTTCACTACaagatgtatatatacatacatatataatccTTTTGTGTACCTGAATGAAGAAGAGTTTTGGCTTCCCTGCCAGCGTCTTGCAGCGATCGCCGCGGAAAAGCGCCGTGAGCTGGCGGATCTCCAGCGAGCCGTCGGTACCGAAGAAGACGCCCTCGTCGCCGTGACTCAGCAGCACGCAGACCAGCGACGCGTTGGCGCCGTGATCCTCCTTGGACACTGATGCACACGTTTTCGTTTCAGACGGGGTTCTCAAGTTtttggtcagaaaaaaaaacttttttttgggtCACCTGTGGTTAAAACCTGTTTCATCTGGGCCACTGTCTGATCATTGTAAACTTTGCACTTGTAACCCAGTTTGGCGAAGACTCGCATGGCGTTGGCCGCGTCCACGTCCGTGCCGTTGCGTTGATTCATGCCTGCcattacatgtaaaaaaaaatcactttttcagAGTTGCCAAAAAGCTTTCAAAGTAATGGGACGTTAAGAAAACTAGCAAAAAAATTTTTTAGAACATGACGTTGCATTTCCAAATGTATCGTCACAGTAAGTTAAAATggcaggcaaaaaaaatcttgtttttcatggaaattgctgaaaaaaaataccttgccagatttttgtaattttaccaACAGttaatacatataaaaatgttttctacaCGTTATAGTAAGTACTTCAGCTGATGAATCGACTTCAGAAATAAATGTTTGGTCAGCCATAAagcagagatttttttaaagtatagatATTTCCAACAAAATGTAAGCAcatgatttttctgaaagcatAAAAACCTGTCCTGCTGTCAAAAttcttgttgttgatgatgatgcaTTGTCCTATGGAGGGGAAATCGAGACTGTAGCGGTAACTGTGCGATTTAGCTTGTCGTGCATCCGCGTCCACCGAATCCTCGGacctaccacacacacaccccaaaaaaagacaCTTTAAAGCAAACCATGAAATTAAAACAGCAATTTTCCGAGTTGGTTTCAAAAATTAGCctgagctaacaggctaatCATTGGCTAACTATTGGAACTTACGCTTGTCCGTCGCCTTTTCTCGCGTCCGTGAAGTCAAATCCGTTAGCCGACATGCTCGCGACACTTTTAATAATTGCACCAATTACACTTGGGAGTGCTAATTAAAGTTAAGGATTATTATAATAATGGAGACGTGGACACAAGGCGGCGGTAGGGAGGTAGAATGTCCTATTGTGTGCTAGCAAGCGGATGTCGCCGCCCCAAGCTAGTAAACAAAAGTGACGT
The Stigmatopora argus isolate UIUO_Sarg chromosome 7, RoL_Sarg_1.0, whole genome shotgun sequence DNA segment above includes these coding regions:
- the casp3a gene encoding caspase-3a, coding for MSANGFDFTDARKGDGQASEDSVDADARQAKSHSYRYSLDFPSIGQCIIINNKNFDSRTGMNQRNGTDVDAANAMRVFAKLGYKCKVYNDQTVAQMKQVLTTVSKEDHGANASLVCVLLSHGDEGVFFGTDGSLEIRQLTALFRGDRCKTLAGKPKLFFIQACRGTELDAGIEADSGDDGMARIPVEADFLYAYSTAPGYYSWRNTMTGSWFMQSLCEMLSVHGQTLELLHVLTRVNRKVALDFESVSPSPGFDAKKQIPCVVSMLTKEMYFVR